GGCCGGATCCCGAAGCGCTGTTGACGGATACCGTGCGCGCCGCAGTGATGACGGCAAGAAAGCAAGCGGGCGATTTGCCATTGTTTGCCGGTGGCAAGTCGATGGGTGGGCGCATGACTTCACTGGCGGCCGCCCAGGGGCCGCTCGATGGCGTGCGCGGCTTGGTCTACTTCGGCTTTCCTTTGCATGCCATGGGCAAACCGTCGGCGGATCGTGGCGGTCACTTGGCGGAAATCCAAATCCCAATGCTATTTTTGCAGGGCTCGCGCGATGGTCTGGCGGATTTGAAATTGCTCAAGCCCGTGTGCAAAAAATTGGGCGCCAATGGCGAGCTCTACGTGATCGAAGGCGGCGATCACTCGTTTCATATGTTAAAAAGTGCCAAGCGCAGCGATGAAGAGGCGCTGTGCGATGTCGCTGAAAAAGCGGCGGCATGGATGATTGATCGAATTTAGTTTCGGGTTCCGGGTTTCGAGTTCCGAGATGATGCCGCGGACACGGTTTTTATGATCGTGCGTTGCCGAAATGGAGGAACGCTCCGAGAATCTTGAACCCGAAACTCGAAACTCGAAACCGATGGAACACCCCACCGACGAAGAAGAAGCGCTCTCTGCATTGAAGGGCGAAGACCGCGAGCTCGCCGCGACAGCCGAGGCGATGCTGTGGAGTATCTGGTGCCGCTCGGGCGATCGCGAAGTCGATCTGATTTTTCGTGTCGGTGTTGACGCGATGCAGGAGCGGCGGCTCGAAGACGCCGAGCATGCCTTTGGGAAGGTCATCACGATGGCGCCGGAGTTCGCCGAAGGTTGGAACAAGCGCGCGACGGTGCGCTATCTGCGCAAGAATTTTTCCGGCTCGATTACCGATTGCCAAGAGACGCTCAAGCGCAATCCTAATCATTTCGGCGCGGCGTCGGGACAGGGGCTTTGCCACTTGTCTTTGAACGAGGCCCGCGAAGCCGCCGTTTGTTTTCGCCGGGCACTGGATATTCATCCCCACCTTGAAGGCGCGCGCCACAATCTGGCATTGGCGGAGGAGGAGGGTGGGGGGAGTGGGTATCTGCACTAGAAGGCCGTTCCAACCGTTCAATCACTACGTTCCGTTCAAGCCGTTCAACCGTCTGACCCCGCACAGCGGCTTTGCACGGGTAACGTCGGCCTGCACTTGAACTCTAAACGGCGCTTACTTATAAGTTCTCGATCAACTTTTTCGGAGGATGCATGACTATTCGGGTAGCGGGTATTTGCGGTAGTTTGCGCGCAGCATCGTTAAACAAAGGTTTGCTGCAGGCGGCGGTGGAGTTGGCGCCGGCGGGGATGGAGATTGCGATTTACACTCGGCTTGGCGACATCCCGCCTTATAATGACGACGTTTTCACCAAGGGCGATCCGGAAGCGGTCGCCGACATGAAGAGTTTCATCGGCTCGCGCGACGCCATGCTGATTGTGTCGCCGGAATATAACTACGGCGTGCCGGGGGTGCTGAAAAACGCCATCGACTGGGCCTCTCGCCCGAGCGGCAAATGCGTGCTCAATCGAAAACCCGCAGCCCTCATGGGCTGCTCGCCTGGTCTTGGCGGCACGATTCGCTGCCAACACGCGCTGCGCCAGACGTTCGTCTTCACAGAGACGCATGTCATGTCGCAGCCGGAGATCAAGATTCCTTCGGCGGCGGCTCTGTTCGACACGTCGGGTCGTTTGACTGACGAAAATACCCGCCAACATGTCAAGAAGTTTCTTGAAGCCTTCGCGGTGTGGACCGGCCGCTTTAGGGATTAGTCAGACTCTACGACTATATATTGACAGGGAGCGAGTTGATCGGGTAGTGTTGCCGCCAAACGGGGGGTCGAAGCTCGATCTTCAAATCTGCACAAGAAAAGAGGGAGGCGCAAAGTTTCTATGTTAAAGAAGTTATTTTTGACGGTCGCTTTGCTTGTATGGGCCGCTGCCGGTGCGAGGGCGGCCGAAACGCCGTTACAACAGATCGCCGACGTGCTGGACGTGGACAAAACCAGGACCTTTCAGTTCACGGCCAACGGCCGGATGTATCACGTCGGCCAAAGCACGAGCCACATGGCGGCCTGGCCGCGCTACTACGTAAAAAGCCTGACCCGTGCCTACGATTTCACCGCTGGGGCCATGCGCGACCAGATGGTCCGCACCCAGGGCGAAGATCCGCCGAGCGGTGGCGGCGGTCAGCCTCTGGAGGGCGATCAGAATATCGTTTCACTGGTGCGTGACGGTGTGGCGTGGAATGAAGCCGGGAAAAACATGGTGCCGCGCTTTTGGGAGGTGAACGACCGCGAGCACCAACTGGTTATTTCGCCGCACGGGCTCTTGCGCGCCGCGTTTGCCAATAATGCCGCGGCGGTGAAGCGCATGATCAACGGGCGCGAAATGACCGTGATCACCTTTACAGACCGCGGTAAGCACCGGGTCACAGCTTACGCTAACGATCAAAACGCCATCGAAACGGTGGAGTCTTGGTATGGCAATCCGGTGGCAGGCGATATGAAGGTGGTGACCCACTACGGGCCTTATCGCGATTTTGCCGGCGTGAAGTTCCCGACCAAGATCGTTCAGTACCAGGACGGCCACCCGGCATTGGACCTGACCGTCACGGCGGTAAGAGCCAACCCGACACTAGATGTTCAGGTGCCGGCGGATGTGCGCAGCAACCCGGCCCCGGTCAAGTCCGAGAAAGTCGTCGACGGAGTTTGGCACCTGACCGGCGGCTCGCATCACAGCGTCTTAATCGAGATGAAGGATTATTTGATTGTCGTCGAGGGACCGCAGAGCGACGAGCGCTCCATGAATCTCATCGCCGAAGTCAAGAAGTTGGTGCCGGGCAAGGCGATTAAATATCTGGTCAATACGCACCACCACTTCGATCACTCGGGCGGCATCCGCGCTTTTGCCGCAGAAGGCGCTACGATCGTCACCCACGAGATCAACCGTCCCTATTTTGAACGAGCGGCCAACAATACCTGGAACCTCGCGCCCGATCGGTTGGCCAAGGCTAAGCGCAAACCAGTTTTTCAGACGATGGGCGACAACATGGTGCTGACTGACGGCAGCCGCTCGGTGGAGCTGTATCAGATCGTCGGCAATGGCCATCATGACGGCCTGGTCATGGCGTATTTGCGAAGGGAAAGGCTGCTCATCGAGGCGGATGCTTATACACCCGGAGCGGTGCCGAAAACGCCCAATCCTTTTTCGGTCAGTCTTGAAGCCAACGTGCGGCGCCTGAACATTGACGTCGATCGGATTTTGCCGCTGCATGGCAGTATCGTTCCCTACGTCGAGCTGCTGAAGGCCATTGGCAAGGACCCAGCGGCCAAGAAAGAGGCGGCTAAGAAAGAATAGGTTGGTCAGCCAAACCTGCAAAGAGCGCGAGCCCGGAAATTCTTCCGCGCTCGCGTTTTTTTTGTTGCAACTTGCCAGTCACTCACGTATGGAGTCTTTCAATCGATTCCCACCAAAGTAGGAGGTTCGAAGTTATGACTAAAGCCATAGTCGCGCTCCTCATGTTTGCGTTGATAAGTACGCGAGTCGAAGCCCAGGAATCCGATCTCCAGCGTGTCGCCGATGCGTTGGATGTCGCGACGATAAAGACCTTTCAGTTCACGGCCAACGGCAAGATGGGCGCCGTGGGCCAAAGCACGAGTCCAATGGCGCCTTGGCCGCGCCACTATGTGAAGAGCCTGGTGCGTCAATATGATTTCACCCAAGGCGCGATGCGCGAAGAGTTGTTGCGCACGCAGGGAGAGGCGCCGGCCAGCGGCGGCGGCGGGCAGCCGATAGAAATTGAGGCGCGGACCATCGCTCTGGTTAGCGGCGAGTTCGCGTGGAACGAGGCTGGCAAAAATACGGTGGCTCAGCCCCATCAAGTGACGAGCCGGGCCCATGAGTTGGCGCTCTCGCCCCATGCCTTGGTGCGTGCCGCTTTCGCCAACAACGCCTCGGTGACCAAGAGGACGATCGACGGGCGGCAGATGACGGTAATCGCGTTCAACGATCAAGGCAAGCGGCAGATCACCGCCTATGCCAACGACCAGAACGCCATCGAGCGGGTCGAGTCGAGCTATGGCCATCCGGTCGTCGGCGACATGAAAGTCGTGACGAACTACGGTCCTTACCGGGATTTTGCCGGTGTGAAGTTTCCGACCAAGATCGTCCAGTACCAAGATGGTCATCCATCGCTGGATGTTACCGTTACCGCGGTCAGAGCCAATCCGACGGTCACCATCGAGGTGCCGGCCAATGTGAGGAACGCAGAAACCGTCGTGAAATCCGAAAAAGCGGCGGATGGCGTGTGGTTTCTCGCCGGCGGCTCGCACAACTCGGCGTTGATTGAGATGAAAGACTATCTCATCGTGGTCGAAGGGCCGCAGGGGGATCACCGCTCAAAGGCGCTGATCGCCGAGGTGAAAAAGCTCGTGCCCAACAAGCCGATTAAATATCTGGTCAACACGCACCATCATTTCGACCATTCCGGCGGTATCCGCGCCTTTGCCGCCGAGGGAGCAACGATCGTGACCCATGAGATCAACCGGCCGTTCTTCGAGCGGGCGGCGCGCAATAGCTGGTCGCTGGCGCCGGATATCCTGGCCAAGTCGAAGAAGATGCCGGTGTTTCAATCGATGGGCGACAATATGGTGCTCACCGACGGGGCGCGCTCGGTGGAACTCTATCAGATCGGCGCCAATGCCCACCACGACGGCTTGATCATGGCCTACCTGCGCAAGGAAAAGATCTTGATCGAAGCCGACGCGTTTTCGCCGCGCGGTATTCCGAAGACGCCCAATCCCTTCTCGGTGAATCTCGAAGCCAATGTGCGCCGGCTGAATATCGAGGTCGAACGGATTCTGCCGCTGCACGAGCACATCGTGCCGTACGGCGAATTGCTGAAAGCCATCGGCAAAGATCCGGCGGCGGCAAAGAAGCGATAAACGGTTGCCTTGTCCGGTCCCAGGGGCGCGAGCGCTGCAAAGACGGCGCTCGCGCCTTTTTTTGTGTTGCAAGTTGCCAGGCTCTCGCGTGGGGAGTTCTCCCAGCAGATAGGAGGTTTGCAATGAACAAAATCGCCGCAGACCGTTTGAAAATTTTGCGCGACGCCTTTCGTAAAACCATGGGCGATCCGGCGTTCCTTGCCGACGTCAAAGCAAGGAGGCTGGAGGCCGACCCGGATTCCGGTGAAGAGGCCGAAACGCTTGCCAAAGAATCGGTCAACCTATCCCGCGATGTGATCGCAAAAATGAAAAAGCTGCTGGAAGAGTGACGGCGCAAGTGCCGCGCTTCGCGACTTGTCGTTGGTTCTGCCAAAAAATCCTCTCGCTTATTGTAGACCTGCTGCCCGTGTCCGTCGTTTCTCCACCACGTGCTCACAATGCTGAGCAAACGCGTGCACTGCGTTGACGGGCTCGCGTTGTCTGTTTGACACACTTTTTTCTTTCTTATTCCTGATTCCTGCGGGTGCACATTGCGCGCGTCGTGGATCGAAGCTGGCATGTCTTTTGGGTACGCCAATGCTTAAGAGTGCGCTGATTTGTGCCGAACTACTACATACAGAGAAATTACTCTGTGTCGATGGCGACAGAAGCGCTAATAAACGGAAGGTAGTTACCATGACGACGTTAATCTGCCCCAAATGCGACCGGGAATTCGTCAAGCGGGTGAGCCGGCAAGGGTTGAAAGAAAAGATCCTGGGTTTCTTCTACGTTTATCCGTTTCGCTGTCAGTTGTGCGGCTTTCGCTTCCGCTTTCTGCAGTGGGGCGTGGTTTACATGCGTGTCTACGAAGACCGGCGTGAGTTCGAGCGTTTGGCGATCAACATTCCGGTCTCTGTGATTGGAAAGAACATGTTTTGTGAGGGCCTCTTGTCCGACATTTCAGTGGGCGGTTGTACTCTCAAACTGGATGAGACGTTTGGCGAAGGCGATCTTTGCCGCATCAATATTAATTTGCCGCACGAAGTGCAGCCACTCAAAGTCGCTGCCGCGGTCGTGCGTACCGTGCGCGGCAATGAGCTCGGCGTCGAGTTTCTCAAGTTTCACGACAACGAACGTGAACGGCTGCAGTTGTTTATTCGCAGCCTGCTGATCGGTCGGCGTCTGCCGACCGACGCACCGCATGCGGCGATTCCCGCCGCGCTGCCCGGTGTTGCGGGCGACAGTCACGCCGCGCTTTAGTCGCTGCACTCAATTCTTTGTTCAAGAAAGCGGCGCTCCTTGGAGCGCCGCTTTCTTTTATGGCGGGCAATGGGGGCTAACGATTCCAGATCTTCTGCCACCACTTGGCGGCGGTGCCGCCGCTCGTGCTGGCACTGCGCAAGTTCATCTGGTCGCGAATGTCGGCGAGCTTCCAACCCGTCAGGTCGGCTAGCTGTAGCGCTTCTTTTTCCTGACGGCGCTGCACTTCGCGATAGTACTCCTCGCTGGCGGGACAGGATTTGTCTTCTCCCTTCCATGGGTGGCGCAGCACATAACGGGCTTGGAAATTGTTGCGGTCGGCGGTCTCCTGAAGGACCAAGTCTTCGGGAAAACGCTGGGCATCGTAGCGCACGTGCATGCGCGTGACGAAGACATCGCGCGCGCCGCCCATGGGTGGGATGGGCATGATCTGGCGGCGGCCTCGATTCGGCGCGTTCTCCGCAGGGCTGTCGTTTAGCCAGAAAACTCCCAGGCTGCGCAATTCTTCGTGCGACAGCGGGTCCGCCGCGCAGGGGTCGCACCAGTTCATGTCCCACGCATATTTGGTGAACACGGCGCGCATATCGGCTTTCTTGACCTGTTGATCAAACATATCCCGGTAGAAGTCTTTGAAACGAGTTTTGATGTAAATCGGCAAGTCCATGTCGGTGGGCAACTTGACGCTGCGATAGTTGGTCGGTTCGACACGGCCTTTGCGAGTCAGCGTGTAGATAAAAAGCTCCTGATAGCCGTCGGCGTTCAACGTGCCCAGGCGCAGCGGCAGCATGAACTTGGGCGATTCATAAGCCACTTGGATTGGCCGCAGGTAGTTGAAGCCGAGCTTGGACTGTTCTTTCAAGTTCACCTTGGCGACAAAGAAGTGATTCTTCTGTTTGATGTAGCTGCCGAGCACTTCGGAAGCCCCTTTGGGCAGGCGATAACCGTTCTCTTTGAGATAAGTTTCCAAGCCTTGGCCTTCCTTTGCCGAAAGAATCACGATGTCGTACTCGCCGACGGTGTATTGGGCTTGAACCGTCACGCCGAGCGTTTCGGCTCTGCCTGAGGCGGCGGGCGCTGCCGACTTGTGCAGCGCCAAGTCAAAGTTGCTGCGCTTTTCCATCAGCGCGAGATAGCAAGGGCTATCATCATGGTATTCCACCAGGCGGGGCGACGTGTAGGCGTCGAGGTGGTCGATGACTTTCTTGTCACCGACGTTGATTTGGCCGCGCTCGATCAGTGTCGGCACCGGGACGACCACGGCGAATTCTTTCGGGTCACCCTTGAAATCGTTGACCATGGTGATCACGGTCTTGTCGTCCTGGCGGGCGAGCACGACTTGAGAGGCTTTGTTGAATATTTTGGTATCGGCTTTGGCGACGTAAAAGCCGCAGAAAGCTTGAGCTTGGCTCGCGCTAGCCAACAGGCTGAGCAATAGAGCTAGGCGTAAAACGATTCGTTTCATGGGAGTCTCCTTGTTTCGATCTCGCAGGGGTTAGACTGTTCCATTCGTATTTGGTTCCGGGGAAGAGTCGATCAATGAACGGCACGAGCGCAGAACAGACGACCAGCGACCAGAGTAGGCCATTGGTGCGATACAAGCCGAACTGCACATAGGCAGCGCCGGCGGCGACGAGCGCGGCGAACAATATCCGCCCAAGGCGCGAATTGGGTGTGGTTTTGGGATCGGAAATCATGAAGAAGGTAAACAGCAAGAGCGCGCCGCTCTGGAGCTGCTTCATCGGAATCGCCAGCGGATCGCCGAGCCAGTAGGCGCGGCCGAACAGGATGCCGGCGTAGCAGAGCATGAACGCGTAGCTTACATCGCTGCGCATCGCGCGGTGGATCACCATGCCGCCCAGGCAAGCCATGAGAAACGCAAAGTAAAGTTTGCTGCCCCATTGGGCTGGCGACACCCAGACAGTTCCATCTGTGAGCGCGATCAGCGCAACGATGCCGAAGTTGGTCGGGTTGAAAATATGCTTATTATTCCACCTGAGGACGAACTTGCTGGCGATGGAAATGATTGCCGCAGCGATCATCAGGGCGGGCTCGTTGGTGCGCAGTAGTAGGCAAAGCGAGAGGCCCGAGATCAACGGACTCAATGGGTCGAACCTGCTTGTCTGCCCGAACTCCGTGCAGACGTACTGAGTAGTAAGAACAGTCCTCAGTAACAGGACCGCCTGTGGCCAACCGACGTCGAAGCCCAACCAATTCATGCCGTAGACCAGTAGCGAGGCGAGGACCGCAATTTGGTAGTAGCGCGGGTCATTGGGGAGCCAAGAGGCGAGTGGAGTTATGTTTTTGGTTGCTGCAGGGCTCATAGTCTTCTGTTCCAGGCTCCCGTTTCTGCGATGGTTAGACAGCGGCCCAAACAAAAAGTTCCGGAAGGGGGCGTGACCCGTCTGAAATCTTTAATCTGAGATTCCGAGCGCAGCGAGGAGGAGCTTGACGCCCCGGCGGGTCCTTAAGTAGAGTAGGGCTCCATAATTGGCCCAGTTGTCTCTAAGACAGATTCACTGAAACCGAACCCAAAAGGAGGTCAGCCATGTTCGTATGTCTATCCCCCGGAGGTCAGTCTGTAACGACCGGCGAGTCGCAGACCGATCGTTTGCTGGTCGGCACCACCACCGGAATCTTTTCTTTCCAGAAAAACGGCGCGTCGTGGTCCAAGCAGGAAACCATGGTGCCGGGCAAGCATTTCAGCTCGATCATTTTCGAGCCCACGACCAAGTCGCTGTTTGGCGGCACCTACGGCAACGAAATTTATTTCAGCGCCGACCTGGGCAAGACCTGGGAGCAGCGCGACAGCGGCATCGGTGAGAAAGAAATCTACTCTCTGGCAAGCCAAGTCGTAAACGGCAAGCCGCGCGTCTACGCTGGCACGCAGCCGGCGCATCTTTATTACAGCGACGATCTGGGCAAGAGCTGGACCGAGCTGCCGAACCTGCGCAACGTCCCGGGCGTGGAAAAGTGGACCTTCCCGGGTCCGCCGCATCAGGCTCACGCCAAAAGCATCACGTTCCACCCGACCGATCCGAACACGATATATGTCGCCGTCGAAGTGGGAGGCTTTCTGCGCAGCACCGACGGTGGCAAGACCTGGTCGACGGTGGAGAATATTAACCCCGACGCGCACCGCGTGCTGGTGCCGACCAATGACCCCAGCAAACTCTATGGCACGGCGCCGACCACCAACTGCGGCCCCGAGACTGTCGCGGGCTTCTGCGTCAGCGGCGACGGCGGCGTGAGCTGGCAGAGCATGACGCCGCGCGACTTCCGCATCGGCTACGTCGATCCGTTCTTCGTCCATCCCAAAGATCCTAATCTACTTTTCGTCGCCGGCGCCAAGACCGGCCCCGGTACCTGGCGCAAGCTCCACACCGCCGATGCCCGCATCGCGCGCAGCCGCGACGGCGGCAAGAGCTGGGATATTTTGAGCAAAGGGTTACCGGAGCATATTCGCGCCAACATCGAAGGTATGGCCATGGACGTGTGGAACGGCGGCTACGCAATGTTCGCCGGCACCACCGACGGCGATGTCTTCTACAGTCAGGACGAAGGCGAGAGCTGGCAGACGATCATCCAAGGCATCGGCGCGGTGTCGAAGTCGCATCACTACGTGAATCTGTCGTTAGACCCCGAAGCAGCGCACCACTAAGAATTCAGATTCGGATATTTTCTCGCCAAGACGCTAAGACACAAAGACAAGAGAGTGAAAAGGGGCACGGTAATCCGTGCCCCTTTTTTATTCCTGCCTTGGCGTACTTTGCGAGCTTGGCGCGAGAAGAGTTTTCGGATCCGGAATTTTCTCTCGCAGAGACGCAGAGGCGCTGAGTTTCGGAAAATGGTCTTTGAATATTCATTTTGCTTGGCGTCCTTTGCGCTCTTTGCGCGAGGTCATTCTTTTCCGAAAGTTGCACTAAGGTTATCTCGCGCCAAGCACGCCAAGGGCGCAAAGTTCGGACAGTTGACAATATGGTTATCTTCGACCCTTGAGGATCCTAAGGTACGACTTTAGAATCCTCAAAGCATGGTTGTCTCCGACCATGGCGCCTTTGCGTCTTTGCGGGAGATATCATTCCGAGCGCCTCACCCCTGACCCTTCACCCCTCACGAGTCCGCGATTCCTTTCCTTGACGCCAGTCGCTGACCTGGCGTACTAATCGGCAGGTTCGTCTTTATGGCAACGACTCGCAAAAAACGCCCGGCGAAGGCTACCGCCAAGAAGCCTCTCACGTCGAAGAAAAAGGCGCCGCCCAAGAAGGTGCAGGGCGTCGATGCGTTGAAGCGCGAGCTCGCCGAGGCGCTGGAGCAGCAAGCGGCGACCAGTGCGATCTTGCGCATGATCGCGAAGGCGCCGGGCGACTTGCAGGCTGTTCTGGACGCCGTGGCGGAGAAAGCCGCGCGGCTTTGTGACGCGACCGACGCGCAGATTTTTCAACTGGAGGACGAAGATATTCATCGCGTCGCCGCCCACGGCGACCTGCTGGCCGCACTCGATCATACGCCCTACAATCGTCAGTCACCCGCTGGTCGCGCGATGATCGATCGGCAGCGGGTTCACATCCGCGATCTCGCCGCTGTGGTCGATACCGAGTATCCCGTCATTCGAGACTATGCGCGGCGGATCGGTCATCGTACCACGCTGGCGGTACCTTTGTTGCGCCGAGCGCAACCCATCGGTGCGATCTTGATTCGCCGTACCGAAGTCTGTCCGTTTTCCGAGCCACAGATCAAGCTCCTCGAAACCTTCGCCGATCAGGCGGTGATTGCTATCGAAAACGCGCGTCTGTTCCAAGAGCGGGAGACGCGCAACCGCGATCTCGCGGCGCTGCACGATGTGACCGCGGCGGCGAGCCGGTCGCTGGAGATCAAGCCGGTGCTCGACGAGGTGGTGAAGAAGATCACCCAGATTTTCCACTTCGACGCGGTGCGAATTTTTCTGTTTGACGAGGAGCGAGAGGTACTGAGCTCGGTCGCGGCATACGGCTATCCCGACAGTGCCGCCGCTCCCCAGAGGATGCGCCGGGGACAGGGGATTCAAGGACGTGTGGCAGAGACCGGGGAGCCGATCATTTTCGAGAACATCAAGACCGACCCGCGGTATCTAGAATTGAGCCAGTCGAGGTCGAGCCAATCGCGTGATTACTGCTTCTTCGGCATATTCCCAATCAAAGCCAAAGTCAGATTCGCCGGCACCATCGCCTGTCTAGGCAATGAGCCGCGCAAGTTAACTGCCGAAGAAATCCGCCTGATCCAATCCATGTGCGACCAGGTCGGCGTCGCGGTAGAGAACATCAATCTCTTCGAGCAGGTGAGACGCAAGTCCGCTCAACTCGAAGCGTCGAATGCCGAGTTGCGCGAGGCGCTCGATCAGCAGACCGCCACGAGTGAAGTACTCAAGGCGATTAGCCGCTCGACCTTCGAGCTGCAACCGGTGCTCGAGATGCTGGTCAAGAACGCCACGAAGCTTTGCGGCGCGGACACCGGGTTCATTTTCAGACCGGATGGGAACGTACTTCGCCTGGCGGTTGCCTGGGGAGCGTCGCCCGAGGTCAAGACCTTTTACGACCAGAACCCGGCGCCGCTCGATCGCGGCAGTCTCGTTGGCAGAACTATGCTTGAGCGCCGCGCGGTTCACATCGAGGACGCGCTGGCCGATTCCGAGTATCGGTGGACCGAGAGCCAGAGGCTGGGAAGGTATCGAAGCATGGTGGGCGTGCCGCTGCTCAAAGAGGGTGTGCCGCTTGGGATCATCGGCATGTGGCGCGAGGAAGTCCGACCCTTTACCGAGCGGCAGATAGAATTGGTCAGATCCTTCGCCGATCAGGCCGTCATCGCGATTGAGAACGTGCGGTTGTTCAACGATCTCAAGGAATCGTTGGAGCAGCAGACTGCAACGAGCGAGATCCTCGGCGTGATCGCCAGCTCGCCAACGGATATTCAGCCGGTGCTGGATACTGTCATTACTAACGCGGTGACCTTAGCCGGTGCCAAGCAGGGTCATATCCGTCAGCTCGATGGGGAGTTTCTCCGAGTTGTCGCGCATTACAATGAGAGCCCCGGGCAACTGGAACACTTGCGCGCCAATCCCGTTCGCGTTTCAGAAAGTCTCCTGGGTCGTGCATTTTTTGAGGGAAAGCCGGTGCACGTCCTTGATGCGCAGGAGCCCGTGCCCGGCGTTGCTAGAGCCGTGACCTCCGCGCTCGGCACGCGGACGATTCTGGCGGTGCCGTTGCTGCGAGAAGATGTGCCGATCGGCGGCCTGACAATCTGGCGCGACGTTGTCGAACCATTCACTGAGCGACAAATCGAACTGGTCAAGACCTTCGCTGATCAAGCCGTGATCGCCATCGAGAACGTCCGGCTATTTCAAGAATTGAAAGAATCGTTAGAACAGCAAACCGCGACGAGCGAGATTCTTCAGGTCATCGCTAGCTCGCCGACTGCGATTCAGCCGGTGTTGGAAACCATCACCGAGCGGGCCGCACGCGTCTGCGGCGCGAACGATGCCGTGTCGCGACTGGTTGACGGGAATGTCATGCGCTTGGCTGCGCATTACGGACCGGTTGGCGATGTGGCCGCTGAACGGCTAATCAACCGCCGATCACCGCCCGGGCAGGCGGTGGTCGATCGAGACGTTGTGCATGTTGAGAACATCGGGCTTGTGGCGGAGACGGAGTATCCAGACATCGTCGATACGGCCCGCCGAGTCGGCGCATGGAATGGCACTGTTCTCGCTGTTCCTTTGTTACGCGAAAGCGGTGCGATTGGTGTTATCCATTTTCGTCGGGTAGAAATGCGACCGTTCACCGACAAGCAGATAGCTCTACTCAAAACCTTCGCCGACCAGGCGGTCATTGCGATCGAGAACGTGCGGCTGTTCAAAGAATTGCAAGAACGCAACGCCGAACTGCGCGAAGCGCTGGAGCATCAGACGGCGACCTCCGAAGTGCTGAGCATCATCAGCCGCTCGCCGACGGACGTGCAGCCGGTGCTCGACGCCATCGTCGAGAGCGCGGCACGGGTATGCGGAATTGATGACGTGATATTGAGGCTGCGAGACAGCGATAGCTTGGTTACCCGAGCGCATTTTGGGTCCATCCCGATCGGCGGGGTCGAGATCAGCGTCGATGAGCCGCAATACCGTTGGCTGAACGAACATGGGACGCTGCATGTTCCCGATGTCCGCGCCCAGGACCAGTTCCCGACCATGGGCGCCGCCGGCAATTGGCCGACGATGTTATTCGTCCCGCTTCGTCAGCAGGGCGAGTTGGTCGGCAACCTGGCCGCTCGACGTACGGAGGTACATC
The window above is part of the Deltaproteobacteria bacterium genome. Proteins encoded here:
- a CDS encoding GAF domain-containing protein, translating into MATTRKKRPAKATAKKPLTSKKKAPPKKVQGVDALKRELAEALEQQAATSAILRMIAKAPGDLQAVLDAVAEKAARLCDATDAQIFQLEDEDIHRVAAHGDLLAALDHTPYNRQSPAGRAMIDRQRVHIRDLAAVVDTEYPVIRDYARRIGHRTTLAVPLLRRAQPIGAILIRRTEVCPFSEPQIKLLETFADQAVIAIENARLFQERETRNRDLAALHDVTAAASRSLEIKPVLDEVVKKITQIFHFDAVRIFLFDEEREVLSSVAAYGYPDSAAAPQRMRRGQGIQGRVAETGEPIIFENIKTDPRYLELSQSRSSQSRDYCFFGIFPIKAKVRFAGTIACLGNEPRKLTAEEIRLIQSMCDQVGVAVENINLFEQVRRKSAQLEASNAELREALDQQTATSEVLKAISRSTFELQPVLEMLVKNATKLCGADTGFIFRPDGNVLRLAVAWGASPEVKTFYDQNPAPLDRGSLVGRTMLERRAVHIEDALADSEYRWTESQRLGRYRSMVGVPLLKEGVPLGIIGMWREEVRPFTERQIELVRSFADQAVIAIENVRLFNDLKESLEQQTATSEILGVIASSPTDIQPVLDTVITNAVTLAGAKQGHIRQLDGEFLRVVAHYNESPGQLEHLRANPVRVSESLLGRAFFEGKPVHVLDAQEPVPGVARAVTSALGTRTILAVPLLREDVPIGGLTIWRDVVEPFTERQIELVKTFADQAVIAIENVRLFQELKESLEQQTATSEILQVIASSPTAIQPVLETITERAARVCGANDAVSRLVDGNVMRLAAHYGPVGDVAAERLINRRSPPGQAVVDRDVVHVENIGLVAETEYPDIVDTARRVGAWNGTVLAVPLLRESGAIGVIHFRRVEMRPFTDKQIALLKTFADQAVIAIENVRLFKELQERNAELREALEHQTATSEVLSIISRSPTDVQPVLDAIVESAARVCGIDDVILRLRDSDSLVTRAHFGSIPIGGVEISVDEPQYRWLNEHGTLHVPDVRAQDQFPTMGAAGNWPTMLFVPLRQQGELVGNLAARRTEVHPFTPAQIKLLETFAAQAVIAIENVRLFKELEERNHQITEAMEQQTATSEILRVIASSPTDIQPVLDVVAQNAARLCNAIDALIFRVESDALHPAAHYGEIALPNSQPLALDRATVVGRAVVDREMLHIHDIAAVPESELPARPARQRGTRTMLAMPLLREGSAIGVILMRRDEVQPFSEKQIALLKTFADQAVIAIENVRLFKELEERNRQITEALEQQTATSEILRVIASSPTDIQPVLDVVAENAARLCDANDALIYREVDNHALLAARYGSIPVLSESLPISRGFVGGRAMLDRRTIHVLDVVAEIETEYPDARRMNLGTGVRSVLGTPLIRQGEPIGSIVIRRTEVRPFTEEQIRLLETFADQAVIAIENVRLFQELQDRTRELVESVEEMKALSEVGQAVSSTLDLETVLQTIVARAVDLAGTDCGAIYEFDEVAQEFNLRASHNMEPEAVEVLKTARIKLGEGATGQAASTRTPVQIADTRIDSERSVSRVRPVLIRLGYRSLLTVPILREQEIMGGLTVWRRQLGEFEPEVVNLLQTFATQSALAIHNARLFRELEARGKQLEVASQHKSEFLANMSHELRTPLNAIIGFSEVLQEKLFGELNEKQDEYVDDILSSGRHLLSLINDILDLSKVEAGRMELETTTFYLPDAIDNALLLIRERAGRHAIKLSQSIDDRIGDYTGDERKIKQVLLNLLSNAVKFTPEGGQIKVEARQGEESVIVSVIDTGIGIAKEEQEAIFEEFRQASGNYAQKREGTGLGLTLTREFVEMHGGKIWVESEVGKGSTFTFTLPVR